From a single Acidobacteriota bacterium genomic region:
- a CDS encoding Eco57I restriction-modification methylase domain-containing protein: protein MVKKLSLTGSVRVLEPCAGDGVFVDALLNSGINLSLDAYELNPQAGESLKAKYQFQENINVICDDTLTSQTLILLTNLGRGYDRIIGNPPYGAWQDFDKRKYLKKLFPNLYVKETYALFLYRCIELLRETGILVFIIPDTFLNLHRHAQLRKFILQTTCIKEICLFPSSFFPKVNFGYSNLCIITLEKCRDENKRTDNRFKVITNLKNVDELAQSEHSSSFVFKQSDLQNNIDYALFIAHSDKVLRLINQCQTRVGDVADCVTGFYSGNDKKFLRTLSAQHKNAKNYETVHPTSVFRSSITDEQRFNGIDASVCFVPIMKGGGLRYFKPDCWFMDWHVESVAHFKQDKKSRFQNSQFYFKRGVGVPMVSSSSISAALIDNQLFDQSIVGVFPKDARWLFYLLAFFNSPTCNQLIRTINPTTNNSANYIKKIPFIVPPEDILTAINAAVEIILFALKNHHEYPKNHEAEINNLIKDLYGF, encoded by the coding sequence ATGGTCAAAAAACTTTCGCTCACAGGTAGCGTCAGGGTACTGGAACCCTGTGCTGGCGATGGGGTGTTTGTCGATGCCCTGCTCAACTCAGGCATCAATCTTTCACTGGACGCTTACGAACTTAATCCGCAAGCCGGTGAATCGCTTAAAGCAAAATATCAATTTCAAGAAAACATCAATGTAATCTGTGATGACACTCTCACCAGTCAAACCTTGATTTTGCTTACAAACCTTGGGAGGGGATATGATCGCATTATCGGTAATCCGCCTTACGGCGCGTGGCAAGACTTTGATAAACGCAAATATCTCAAAAAACTTTTCCCCAACCTGTATGTCAAAGAAACCTATGCACTCTTTTTGTATCGTTGTATTGAATTATTGCGCGAAACCGGGATTTTAGTTTTCATCATTCCCGATACCTTTTTGAATCTTCATCGTCATGCACAATTGCGGAAGTTTATTTTGCAGACAACTTGTATAAAGGAAATTTGTTTGTTTCCCTCGTCATTTTTTCCAAAGGTCAATTTCGGTTATTCAAATCTGTGCATCATCACCCTGGAAAAATGCAGAGATGAAAATAAACGAACTGATAATCGCTTCAAAGTCATTACCAATTTGAAAAATGTTGATGAATTGGCGCAGTCTGAGCATTCGTCCTCATTCGTTTTCAAGCAAAGCGACCTTCAAAACAATATTGATTACGCTTTGTTTATAGCCCACAGCGATAAAGTTTTGCGGTTAATAAATCAATGCCAAACTCGCGTCGGTGATGTTGCCGATTGCGTAACCGGATTTTATTCAGGTAATGATAAAAAATTTCTACGAACGCTTTCCGCGCAACATAAAAATGCTAAAAATTATGAAACGGTGCATCCCACCTCAGTTTTTCGTTCGTCAATCACCGACGAACAGCGATTCAATGGAATTGATGCGTCTGTCTGTTTTGTGCCGATTATGAAAGGCGGTGGTTTACGTTATTTCAAACCGGATTGCTGGTTTATGGATTGGCACGTCGAATCGGTTGCACACTTTAAGCAGGACAAGAAATCACGATTCCAGAATTCACAGTTTTATTTCAAGCGCGGCGTAGGCGTGCCGATGGTTTCATCATCGTCAATTAGCGCAGCATTAATTGACAATCAGTTATTCGACCAATCTATCGTCGGCGTTTTTCCGAAAGACGCACGATGGCTTTTTTATCTATTAGCCTTCTTCAATTCACCGACTTGTAATCAACTGATTCGTACCATTAACCCAACGACAAACAACTCGGCAAACTACATAAAAAAAATTCCGTTCATTGTGCCGCCCGAAGATATTTTGACTGCAATTAATGCGGCAGTAGAAATAATTTTGTTTGCTTTAAAGAACCATCACGAATATCCCAAAAATCATGAAGCAGAAATCAATAATTTGATTAAAGATCTATATGGTTTTTAA
- a CDS encoding YbjN domain-containing protein, which yields MNRKIIYAVLVILTLFAVQAAAQVEITQTQIDRPKPKAAPPKPKTLIEQVKELVAKAGATVDESKSSPAMVVSNYLDPKTSLKTNIVILQSKNKTLLSFYIYNFGNVRDLPNKDEVYRYLLSTNDKISIGSFFVDDEDDIGYKYIINVGTTITKSAFDTIYLSMLATEREHKPEIRKLLGLEPDKPLDPKKAAEDKPPTR from the coding sequence ATGAACAGGAAAATAATTTATGCGGTGCTGGTTATTCTCACGCTGTTTGCCGTTCAAGCCGCCGCGCAGGTCGAAATCACTCAAACCCAGATTGATCGACCCAAGCCCAAAGCCGCGCCGCCAAAACCCAAAACCTTGATTGAGCAGGTCAAAGAGTTGGTCGCAAAAGCCGGAGCGACGGTCGATGAATCGAAAAGCAGCCCGGCGATGGTGGTTTCAAATTACCTTGACCCCAAGACCAGTCTCAAAACCAACATCGTCATTTTACAAAGCAAAAATAAGACGCTGCTCAGTTTTTATATTTATAATTTCGGCAATGTCCGCGACCTTCCCAACAAAGATGAGGTCTATCGTTATCTGCTTTCGACCAACGATAAAATTTCTATCGGTTCGTTTTTCGTCGATGATGAAGATGACATCGGTTACAAATACATCATCAATGTCGGCACGACGATTACCAAAAGCGCGTTCGATACGATTTATCTTTCAATGCTCGCGACCGAACGCGAACATAAACCGGAGATTCGCAAACTCCTGGGGCTTGAACCCGATAAACCTTTAGACCCCAAGAAAGCCGCCGAAGATAAACCGCCGACTCGATAA